The nucleotide window ATACAGACATAGAATGGCGCATCACCAATAACCGCCAGGCTTATGATGACACCAACCTTCCTGAAGGTTCCGATTTTATTTGCCGCTTACGAGCCTTAGGCAATGCCGATGCAGCATTCGTCAGCGCCAAACATCCGGGTTACAAGAGTAATGGCATCAGAACGGTGACTACCTTATCTATTGTAGACGAAATTGACTGTATCAGATGGCTCAAAGAGAAGATGAATATTTTTGATGCCGCCACCTGGGTGCCGCCATACACTTTATCTGTCCCCGATAAATGGGGTACAGAACGTTTTGACTTTCCGGTGGAATTTGCACCTGGTATACCCTACAAAGGAGTGGAAGACCTGCGTTTTGCCCCGGGATGGGGAGAGACAAGCAGCCCCGAACACTGGAGCTACACCTTCCTCTGGTGGCTGGAAGGACAGCCAGTCATCAACGCAGCCAGTATCCGGCAACACCTTACGGAATACTACAACGGACTTGTAGGCAGAAATATCATCAGCAGAAAAATACCCGGGGATAAACTGGTGCCGCTCAAAGTGCAGATTACATCCACCCAAACCCAGCCCAATGATATAGCGACCTACACAGGCACTGTACATATGCTCAATTATATGGCCCAGACGCCCATCACACTGAACAGCATTATACATGTGCGGTATTGCAACACACAACAGCGCACTGCCGCATTCTTTGAAATATCACCCAGGCCTTACACAGATACTATTTGGCAAACCATGAACGGACTCTGGACGGGCTTCTCCTGCGGGAAATAAATTTTGTCGTTTTTTTCCAAAATCAGCCATCATCCACCTCCTACTTTTGTATAAAAAACAATATGGAAAAAAGATGGCACTTAAGCCTGGCCCTGCTCCTGTTGCTTTTCACCAGTACCAAAGCTCAAACAGTAAAAACGATTACAATGGCACTTCCCGCACAAACATTAAGCATTACTGTACTTCGTCCGGCAAACGACGTGTATACGTACCTGTCAGCGCCTGCTAATTTTTCCGAATGGGCTGCCGGCCTCTGTAAATCAATAACCCCTTCGGCACAGCCAGACACCTGGAACATTGTCATGGCCAATGGTAACAATGCCACGGTACGTTTTACACCATACAACGCATTCCGTGTTCTGGACCACTACGTATATCCTCCATCCGGACAGGAAGTGTATATGCCTATGCGGGTACTGGACAACGGCAACTCCAGTGAGATTCTGCTCACCGTCTACCGCCAGCCGGACATGACCGATGAGGTGTATGCATCAGATCTGAAGACTGTAAAACGGGACCTTGAAAAGCTCAAGACGGTATTGGAACAAAAAACACAATAACAGCCAACGGCGCTCTTCACGGGGCGCCGTTTTTATAATCCGTAAGTCATATAAAACGCTACTTCGCCGGGACAGGACACCGGATCATACAGCTTGAGGTGAACACCCGAAACCGAGAATCCATGCTTTTTATAAAATGTCACTGCCGGTACATTGGTGTTCTGCGTTTCCAGCTCCAGCAGCCTTACGCGCAGTTTTGCGGCATGTTGTATGATCGCCTGCATCAATCTGGAGCCAATCCCTTTTCGTCTTCCGGTGGCGGCTACCGTTAACTGTGCAATGTAGAGCGTATTGTTCCATTGCCGCTCTTCCCCGATGATGAAGCCCAACAATCCTCCTTCTTCATAGGCTGCAAAAGAATGTCCCTGCGCCAGCACTTCATTCAGTTCATCCAGCTCCTCATCGCTGGTATGCCAGGTTTTATGGACAGGCTTGTCCAATGTTGTCAACCGGAAATCAAAAACAATATGTTCATTGTCAGGCTGCGGCACAGGTATATACGCCAGTTCAGAGGTATAACCATTACGCCCCAACGATCGTATATCCGTAATGGTGAGGTTTTTAAGTGGTGAGATAGTAAGCATGAAAAGTCCTTTCCGTTTTCCTGAAAATTACATCATCCACTGCAAAAAAGAGTGATGAATAATTATTATAACTAAATTTTTAGTTTTAAAACTAAATAGTTAGTTTTATGATAAATCTCTCAGCTATGCGAAAAATCTTAGGGACCATCGGCCTGGTATTATTATGCATGATAACCCGGGCACAGGGCATAGACAGGAACAAAGTAATGGAATACCTCCAGGACCAGCAGTACGAAGAAGCTATTGCTTACCTGCAACCGGCGGTTAACAGTCAATCGCCGCGGGAAATGGCTTTGCTGGCCTATACCTACTATCAGTCCGGCAAGCTCGCCGATGCTGCCGCTACCTACGAAAAAGTATTACAGCTGGACAGTAATCACATACCGGCACTGCAGTACCTGGCCTCCATCCGTTCGCAGCAGGAACAATTTCCGCTGGCACTCACGCTGTATCAACGAATCACCCGGCTGCGGCCTAACAGCGCCCCGGCATGGAAACAGCTGAGTTTTACTGCATTCCTGGCACAGCAACCGGATTCCGGATTTACCTGGCTGTGCAAAGCCTATCTATTGAACCCGGCAGACCCCAAAGTGGTGTCCCGCCTCGCCGAAGAATGGATAGATAAAAAAGCCTATCCACAGGCCGACTCCATCGTTAAAGCCTTTCTGATAAGAGACTCCACACAGTCTACCGTACTGATGACTGCTGCCAAAACAGCTTATCTTGTGAAAGACTACCGGCGCACGGTTTCTATCGGAGAAAAGTTACAGGGCCTTAATATCGTTTCTCCCAATACGTTTATCTATGTGATAGCAGCCAGTTACAATCTGAAAAAATATACAGACTGTATCCGTATTTACGATTATATGCTGAGCGGCAACGCAGCGTCTGAAAACATTACCTATTATGCTGCCCTGGCTCATACCGCCCTCCGCCAGTATAGTGAAAGCAATGAGCTGCTGCAGCGGTGTATCACCATGGCCAAGTCTTCAAGCCTGGAGAATTATTACAACAGCACTTCCGTCAACTATGAGGGTATGCGTCAGTACAAGCCTGCACTGGCAGCGCTGGACACGTCGTGGTACCTATCGCACAAGCCTTTGCGCCAGTACAGCATGGGACGCATATACGAAACCGGGTTAAAAAATGACGCCGCTGCGATGAAGTATTACAAGCGTTATCTGCAGCTGTACAAACCCGGCTCAACGGATGAAGATGAGATCTATCGTTATCTACGGGACAGAGTGAAGGTTAAGACCCTGCCGGCTTTAATATCCGTTCATCAGAAGGATCAGCAAACAGCCAAACAACAACCTTAGGAATCAGTGGTTCAGCATACTGCCGCGTGCGGCCAGCGTAGCGTCTATCTTCACTTTCAGGTAACTGGTGTACATGACCATGGCGTGTTGTGCGCCCAGCTGATAGAAGTAGTCGGTTAGTGTATTATTCCGGTATCTGGGGTCCAGCGCTGCGCCAAAAACAATATAGTTCCGTTCCTGCCTGGTATACCCGTAGGCATACAGGATGCCCGCCAACAGTACATAAGCGTCCCACAGGCTTACCTCCAGACCTTCGTAGGTAACGATGATTTTATCGGAAGCCGGACTGGGCACATATAGTCTTGAAGCATTTATCAGACCGGATACAATCGGGCATTTCGGTATCACATCCTGTACATTTTCGAAATGCCAGGCCTCCGTGATTTTATTGTCCAGGTCGGTAGCAAAGCCGCTGTCGCCTGCGGCCGGGGCTGCAAAGGTAAACAGGTTGGTATTGTTGTAGTTAATACCTTCCTGTTTCAGCGCTGCAACGAAATAAGATGCATAAACATTGGCAGTGTTGCCTCCCAGACTATGCCCTGTGATGATTACTTTTTTATTTTTGGAAACAGCCTCGGTCTTCAGGAAATTGAAAATACGGGGAGAGCCCGGCCTGAGTCTGTCCTGCATTTCAGCCACATTGTTAAAAGCCCTGCTGGCTCCGGCACTGATCCTGGCAGCACCGCTGCTGGTATAATGCCAGGTAACCGTGGAGAGCACGTCCAGATCTTCCAGTATCCAGTTGGCAAAGGCATCCCAATCCTTGAAAATATCAATAGGTGACAATGAGCCCCTGATGGCCAGCCCATAAAACTCCCCGCTAGGATCAGACGCAATAAAGGCAAAGTTGCCGTCGGTCGTTTCAATACCTTCCCATAACAAGGTCCACCCCGGAAGATAGGTATTCAGATCAGCTCTTACATTTTGACTGTAGGAGATGGCAGACAGCAACACCGCTGTTTTGGCCAACGCTGGCACGGCTTCCACGGCAGAAAGGGTTTCTTGTAATTCCATGACTTTCGGGGTTTAGAGGTGATAAAATCCGGAGATAAAAAGATGGGGGCGTCTGGAGCTTTGTATAATCAGGATTTCATGGCCGGCATCTCCGCTCAACTAATTTACCAAGAATATACCGGAATAAAAAACGTTGCGGAACCTTTAGCAGCCTTTATTAACAGGCACTGCGGGCATTTGCAGTATGCTGATAAAATTATGAAGACTACTGTATCACCTGCTGCAATGCCAGAACAAACTCATTCCGCTCTACAGGGCTGATCACCAGCTTTTTTTTGTTTTTCAGGATGATCATCACCATACTGGTCCTATCGGTACACCACATTTCATAAGCACCCTGCTGCTGTGACGCAAAATATCCCAGATACCCAAACAGGCCTCCGGAACCAAAGGAGCGTATGCTACCCTTCAGCTCATCCGCCGCCAATGGGAAAACCTCCGCTATATCTGCCAATAAAACCCTCTTACGGGACAATGGGCGTATGATAATGAGTGCATCTGCCGTCAGTTCATATGCCAGCGGCTTTACCGACCAGGTAACGGTTACAATAACCACCAATATCAGTGCCGGCACAATAGAAGCCACTGCTCCTTCCCGCCCGGTAAAAACAGAAACCGTCAACAATACCAGACAAACTCCAATCAGTAAACTGGTAATAATTCTGGAAGTAGTATCCAATCGGGTTGAATATTTCATAGCAACAATATGTACAAGACAATTTACGCTAATTGCACCAATAACCGGCGAAGAAGCCGGGATCAGCCATGTTTACGTCTACCAACCCCGGCTATACGGCAACGAAATTTATGGAAGCGTGAAATGTTCCATGAAAGCTTTTGCAAAAGCAGAGGCAAAAAGATCTTTGTTGAGATTATTACGGAAGGGATTAAACATAGGCAGTATTTTCATGACATGATAAAAAGGGCGGCTCAGATCCTGAGAATTAGCCAGTATAATAAAAGTGAGATCTTTCTGCGGTATCCTGACAAACAGGGCCGAATAACCGGTCCACCAGCCAGTATGCCATATCACCTGTACACCTTTGTAGTCTTTAATAAACCAGCCCAGGCCATATTGAATGGTTTTTCCTTTCACCGTTACAAAAGGTGTAAACACTTTTTTCCAGGTGGCTGAATCCAGGAAACGTTTTTCATCTATAGCCCTGGCAT belongs to Chitinophaga sp. HK235 and includes:
- a CDS encoding GNAT family N-acetyltransferase produces the protein MLTISPLKNLTITDIRSLGRNGYTSELAYIPVPQPDNEHIVFDFRLTTLDKPVHKTWHTSDEELDELNEVLAQGHSFAAYEEGGLLGFIIGEERQWNNTLYIAQLTVAATGRRKGIGSRLMQAIIQHAAKLRVRLLELETQNTNVPAVTFYKKHGFSVSGVHLKLYDPVSCPGEVAFYMTYGL
- a CDS encoding lipopolysaccharide assembly protein LapB; translated protein: MRKILGTIGLVLLCMITRAQGIDRNKVMEYLQDQQYEEAIAYLQPAVNSQSPREMALLAYTYYQSGKLADAAATYEKVLQLDSNHIPALQYLASIRSQQEQFPLALTLYQRITRLRPNSAPAWKQLSFTAFLAQQPDSGFTWLCKAYLLNPADPKVVSRLAEEWIDKKAYPQADSIVKAFLIRDSTQSTVLMTAAKTAYLVKDYRRTVSIGEKLQGLNIVSPNTFIYVIAASYNLKKYTDCIRIYDYMLSGNAASENITYYAALAHTALRQYSESNELLQRCITMAKSSSLENYYNSTSVNYEGMRQYKPALAALDTSWYLSHKPLRQYSMGRIYETGLKNDAAAMKYYKRYLQLYKPGSTDEDEIYRYLRDRVKVKTLPALISVHQKDQQTAKQQP
- a CDS encoding PH domain-containing protein, with protein sequence MKYSTRLDTTSRIITSLLIGVCLVLLTVSVFTGREGAVASIVPALILVVIVTVTWSVKPLAYELTADALIIIRPLSRKRVLLADIAEVFPLAADELKGSIRSFGSGGLFGYLGYFASQQQGAYEMWCTDRTSMVMIILKNKKKLVISPVERNEFVLALQQVIQ